From the Streptomyces sp. NBC_01216 genome, the window CTGGTCGACCAGGGGGGCGATCTGCTCCAGCAGATGGCCGCCTCGCCTCAGCTGGTGGATCAGCCGGGCGTCCCGCACGTCGGCCTCACCGTAGACGCGGTACCCGGTCGACGGATCGCGGCGGGGGCGGAGCAGCCCGGCGCGTTCCCATGCCCGCAGCGTCGCGGGCCGGACGCCGAGTCTTCCCGCCAGCGGCCCGATAAACGTGTCACCGGCCCCGGACCCCGCGCCCGCTCCCTTTCCCGCCGGGACATCCGCGCCTGATACGCCCGGTGCGGCGTCCGGGAGCGGCGGCTCCAGGTCGCGAAGGGCGTTCTCGACGGCCCGGAGCGTCCGGCGGTCGTCGAGGAGCTGGGCGTGGCCGGCGTCGATGAGCCGAAACGCCTCGTCGACCGCTCCCTCGTTGACCGCCCGCATGATCGACGTGGCGGCCGGGTGGCCGTGGCCGGGGAGCAGGGCGACGAACGCGCGCAGGGCCGCGGCGTGCAGCGGCGTGTAGGTGCGGTAGCCGTGGGGCGTGCGACCGGCGGCCGGAAGGACGCCGGCCTCCTCGTAGTTCCTGACCGCCTGCGTGGACAACCCGTGCTCACGCGCCAGATCGACCGGCCTCAGCCGCTCATCGCTTTGAAGGTTTCGCCCCATCATCCCGTCCACACCAAGAGAGATTCCGGAAAAGTCTCCACCGAAAGTTCAACGATAGCGTGGAAGGCATGGATATCGACATCACGGGCACCACCCATGCCCTCGGGGTGGACGCCGTCAGGGGACTGCTCCCCTCCCTGCCTCGGCTGCTCGCCCTGGGCGAGCCCACCCACGGCGAGGACGCGCTGCTCGACCTGCGCAACGGCCTCTTCCGGCAGCTCGTCGAGGAGGAGGGCTACCGCACGATCGCGATCGAGAGCGACTGCCTGAGGGCCCTGGTCGTGGACGCGCACGTCACCTCGGGCACGGGCACCCTCGACGAGGTCATGGAACGAGGAATCAGCCACGGGTGGGGCGCGTCCGCGGCCAACCGCGAGCTGGTGCAGTGGATGCGCGCCCACAACGACGGCCGGCCCTCCGCCGAGCGGCTCCGATTCGCCGGCATCGACGGCCCCCTGGAGATCACCGGCGCCGAGAGCCCCCGGCAGGCACTCGTCGCCCTGCACGCCTATCTCTCGGCCTGGGTGGACGACCCGGGCCTGCTCCCGTGTACCGCGGAGCGGCTCGAGGCCCTGCTCGGCCCCGACGACCGGTGGACCGATCCCGGTGCGATGAGGGACCCGGTCCGGTCCGTGGGCCGTTCCGCCGAGGCCGGGCGGCTGAGGCTCCTCGCGGACGACCTGGTGGCGCTGCTCGACGAGCGGACGCCCCATCTGATCGCCGCGACCTCGCGGGACGCCTGGGACCGTGCCCGCCTGTACGGGCGGACCGCCGCCGGTCTGCTGCGATATCACCACTGGATGGCCGACACCTCACCGGCCCGCATGACCCGGCTGGTGGCCGTACGGGACCGGATGATGGCCCACAATCTCCTCGCCGTCGCCGCTCGGGGCCCCGCGCTGGTACACGCCCACAACTCACATCTCCAGCGGCGGAAGAGCACGGTACGGATGGGCGGGGCGCCGCTGGAGTGGTGGGGCGCCGGTGCGCTGGTGAGTGCCCGGCTCGGTACGGAGTACGGCTTCGTGTCCACGGCCCTCGGGACGATCCGGCACCAGGGAGTCGGCGCACCGCCGCCGGACAGCGTCGAAGGGCTTCTGTACGCGCTCCCGGAGGACCGCTGTGTCGTCGATGCCTCGCGGCTGGCCGACGCCCTGGGCGACACGCTGCCCGCTCCGCGTGTCTCCCCCTGGTTCGGCTACGCCCCTCTCGACCCGGCCCACCTGGCGGACAGCGACGCCATGGTGTTCGTCAAGGACGTCGCCCGGAGCTGACGGGGTGACCGGCGGTGTTCGCCGAGGCTCGGGTGTGGCTCCGGCGGTCGCAGCGGGGTGGCAACGGCCTTCTCTCCATGCCTCCTCCCCATGCCTTCTGACCGGGGCCGTCTCTTCGGGCCATCCGCTCGAAGCCGGGGAGAGGCGGTCGGTTCCGTCGAGCCGTCAGAAGGGCTCGTCCAGTCCCTCGGTGTCCTCGCCCTCCTCCTCCAGCGCCTGCCGGACGACCCGCAGGGCCAGGCCCTCGGGATATCCCTTGCGCGCGAGCATGCCCGCGAGGCGCCGCAGCCGACGGTCGCGCTCCAGGCCGCGGGTGGCACGGAGCTTGCGGTCGACGAGCTCGCGGGCCGTGGTCTCCTCCTGCGCGGAATCGAGCTGTCCCACGGCCTGCTGGATCAACGAGGGGTCCACGCCCTTCGTCCGCAGTTCACGGGCGAGCGCACGCCGGGCGAGGCCACGGCCGTGGTGCCGCGATTCCACCCAGGCGCCCGCGAAGGCGGCGTCGTCGATCAGCCCCACGTCCTCGAAACGGGAGAGGACCTCCTCGGCGACCTCGTCGGGGATCTCCCGCTTGCGCAGGGCGTCGGCGAGCTGTTTGCGGGTGCGGGGGGTTCCGGTGAGCAGGCGCAGACAGATCGCCCGCGCCCGCTCAGCCGGATCTTGGGGCGACAGCTCCTTCTCGGCCCTCGACGAGTCGGGGCTGTCGCCCGGCCATTCGGTACGCCGGGTCACCGTGTCAGCTCTTGGCCGCCGGAGCCTTGGCCGCCTTGGTGGCCTTGGCCGCCGGAGCGGATACGGGCTTGGCCGCCTCCTCCGTGGCCGCCGCCGCTCCCGCGGCGTCCGCGCCCGCCTCGGCCGTCTCCGGCCGGACTCCGACGCCCAGCTTCTCCTTGATCTTCTTCTCGATCTCGTTGGCGAGGTCCGGGTTGTCCTTCAGGAAGTTGCGGGCGTTCTCCTTGCCCTGTCCCAGCTGATCGCCCTCGTACGTGTACCAGGCGCCGGCCTTGCGGACGAAGCCGTGCTCGACTCCCATGTCGATCAGTCCGCCCTCGCGGCTGATGCCCTGGCCGTAGAGGATGTCGAACTCGGCCTGCTTGAAGGGCGGCGCGACCTTGTTCTTGACGACCTTGACGCGGGTGCGGTTGCCGACCGCGTCCGTGCCGTCCTTGAGGGTTTCGATGCGGCGAATGTCCAGGCGCACCGAGGCGTAGAACTTCAGCGCGCGGCCACCCGTCGTGGTCTCCGGCGAGCCGAACATGACGCCGATCTTCTCGCGGAGCTGGTTGATGAAGATCGCGGTGGTCTTGGACTGGTTGAGCGCGCTGGTGATCTTCCGCAGGGCCTGACTCATCAGACGGGCCTGGAGACCCACGTGCGA encodes:
- the recA gene encoding recombinase RecA, with the protein product MAGTDREKALDAALAQIERQFGKGAVMRMGDRTQEPIEVISTGSTALDVALGVGGLPRGRVVEIYGPESSGKTTLTLHAVANAQKAGGQVAFVDAEHALDPEYAKKLGVDIDNLILSQPDNGEQALEIVDMLVRSGALDLIVIDSVAALVPRAEIEGEMGDSHVGLQARLMSQALRKITSALNQSKTTAIFINQLREKIGVMFGSPETTTGGRALKFYASVRLDIRRIETLKDGTDAVGNRTRVKVVKNKVAPPFKQAEFDILYGQGISREGGLIDMGVEHGFVRKAGAWYTYEGDQLGQGKENARNFLKDNPDLANEIEKKIKEKLGVGVRPETAEAGADAAGAAAATEEAAKPVSAPAAKATKAAKAPAAKS
- a CDS encoding TioE family transcriptional regulator — translated: MGRNLQSDERLRPVDLAREHGLSTQAVRNYEEAGVLPAAGRTPHGYRTYTPLHAAALRAFVALLPGHGHPAATSIMRAVNEGAVDEAFRLIDAGHAQLLDDRRTLRAVENALRDLEPPLPDAAPGVSGADVPAGKGAGAGSGAGDTFIGPLAGRLGVRPATLRAWERAGLLRPRRDPSTGYRVYGEADVRDARLIHQLRRGGHLLEQIAPLVDQVRTAGGLAPLEAALRDWRGRLSARGRAMLAGAAELEAYLSRRG
- a CDS encoding erythromycin esterase family protein is translated as MDIDITGTTHALGVDAVRGLLPSLPRLLALGEPTHGEDALLDLRNGLFRQLVEEEGYRTIAIESDCLRALVVDAHVTSGTGTLDEVMERGISHGWGASAANRELVQWMRAHNDGRPSAERLRFAGIDGPLEITGAESPRQALVALHAYLSAWVDDPGLLPCTAERLEALLGPDDRWTDPGAMRDPVRSVGRSAEAGRLRLLADDLVALLDERTPHLIAATSRDAWDRARLYGRTAAGLLRYHHWMADTSPARMTRLVAVRDRMMAHNLLAVAARGPALVHAHNSHLQRRKSTVRMGGAPLEWWGAGALVSARLGTEYGFVSTALGTIRHQGVGAPPPDSVEGLLYALPEDRCVVDASRLADALGDTLPAPRVSPWFGYAPLDPAHLADSDAMVFVKDVARS